One window from the genome of Bradyrhizobium xenonodulans encodes:
- the nadC gene encoding carboxylating nicotinate-nucleotide diphosphorylase, with product MITPTSLLHPDAFLSPLAIEEAVQRALAEDLGRAGDITSLATIPEATRAQAVLVARQSGVIAGLPLALATLQKLSPEIEVRAHVRDAARVARGQHVLTISGPARGILTAERTSLNFVGRLSGVATLTADYVARTEGTKMRICCTRKTTPGLRALEKYAVRCGGGFNHRFGLDDAILIKDNHIAVAGGIRPVLERARAHAGHLVKIEIEVDTLAQLREVLDTGLADAVLLDNMDFATLREAVRINEGRVALEASGGVALDSIAAIAATGVDYASSGALTHSAPNFDCALDIET from the coding sequence ATGATCACCCCGACCTCACTGCTCCATCCCGACGCATTCCTGTCGCCGCTCGCGATCGAGGAGGCGGTGCAGCGCGCGCTTGCCGAGGATCTCGGCCGCGCCGGCGACATCACCTCGCTGGCCACGATCCCGGAAGCGACCAGGGCGCAGGCCGTCCTCGTCGCGCGCCAGTCCGGCGTGATCGCCGGCCTGCCGCTGGCACTGGCGACGCTGCAAAAGCTCTCGCCCGAGATCGAGGTGCGCGCACATGTCCGCGACGCCGCGCGCGTGGCCCGTGGGCAGCACGTGCTGACGATCTCCGGCCCTGCGCGCGGCATTCTGACGGCGGAGCGGACCTCGCTGAATTTCGTCGGCCGCCTGTCGGGCGTCGCGACGCTCACGGCCGACTATGTCGCGCGGACTGAAGGCACCAAGATGCGGATCTGCTGCACGCGAAAGACCACGCCGGGATTGCGGGCGCTGGAGAAATACGCGGTGCGCTGCGGCGGCGGCTTCAATCACCGCTTCGGGCTCGACGATGCGATCCTGATCAAAGACAATCACATCGCCGTCGCCGGCGGTATCCGCCCCGTGCTGGAGCGCGCCCGCGCCCATGCCGGTCATCTCGTCAAGATCGAGATCGAGGTCGATACGCTGGCGCAGTTGCGCGAGGTGCTCGACACCGGGCTCGCCGATGCCGTGCTGCTCGACAACATGGACTTTGCAACGCTGCGCGAGGCGGTGAGGATCAACGAGGGCCGCGTTGCGCTGGAGGCGTCGGGCGGTGTCGCGCTGGACTCGATCGCCGCGATCGCAGCGACCGGCGTCGACTATGCGTCATCGGGCGCATTGACGCACTCGGCGCCGAATTTCGACTGCGCGCTGGATATCGAGACGTGA
- the acuI gene encoding acrylyl-CoA reductase (NADPH): MATFKAIRIDKADKGTTAQLVQFDDAELMDGDVTVRVEWSTLNYKDGLALTGKAPVVRRFPMIAGIDFAGTVESSAHPQWKAGDKVVCTGWGMGETHLGAYAEKARVKGDWLVALPQGLSARDAMAIGTAGFTAMLSVLALEKHGISPKSGPVVVTGAAGGVGSVATAVLSKLGYHVIASTGRASEADYLKGIGAAEVIDRNELSAAAKPIAKERWAGGVDSVGSTTLANLLSMTKYGGAIAACGLAAGLDLPASVAPFILRGVCLLGIDSVMCPIEPRKAAWQRLTSDLDRTKLTEITHEISLDQVSEWGTKILAGQVRGRIVVKIV; encoded by the coding sequence GTGGCCACATTCAAGGCGATCCGGATCGACAAGGCGGACAAGGGCACCACCGCGCAACTGGTGCAGTTCGACGACGCCGAGCTGATGGACGGCGACGTCACCGTCCGCGTGGAATGGTCGACGCTGAACTACAAGGACGGCCTTGCACTGACCGGCAAGGCGCCGGTGGTGCGCCGTTTCCCGATGATCGCCGGCATCGATTTCGCCGGAACCGTCGAATCCTCCGCGCATCCGCAATGGAAGGCGGGCGACAAGGTCGTCTGCACCGGCTGGGGCATGGGCGAGACCCATCTCGGCGCCTACGCGGAAAAGGCGCGGGTGAAGGGCGACTGGCTGGTCGCGCTGCCGCAGGGCCTGTCGGCGCGTGACGCGATGGCGATCGGCACTGCCGGCTTCACCGCAATGCTGTCGGTGCTGGCGCTGGAGAAGCACGGCATCTCACCGAAGAGCGGCCCCGTGGTGGTGACGGGCGCGGCCGGCGGCGTCGGCTCGGTCGCGACCGCCGTGCTGTCGAAGCTCGGCTACCACGTCATCGCCTCGACCGGCCGCGCCTCGGAAGCCGACTATCTGAAGGGGATCGGTGCCGCCGAGGTGATCGATCGCAACGAATTGTCGGCGGCGGCCAAGCCCATTGCCAAGGAGCGCTGGGCGGGCGGCGTCGACAGCGTCGGCTCGACCACGCTGGCGAATCTCCTGTCGATGACGAAGTACGGCGGTGCGATCGCGGCGTGCGGCCTGGCGGCCGGCTTGGACCTGCCGGCTTCTGTCGCACCCTTCATTTTGCGCGGGGTGTGCCTTCTCGGCATCGATTCCGTGATGTGCCCGATCGAGCCGCGGAAGGCTGCCTGGCAGCGCCTCACGTCGGATCTCGATCGGACAAAACTAACTGAAATCACTCATGAAATTTCGCTCGATCAGGTTTCGGAATGGGGCACGAAAATCCTGGCCGGCCAGGTCCGCGGTCGCATCGTGGTAAAAATTGTCTAA
- a CDS encoding cell wall hydrolase, with translation MSVLRNHPKGARFASFGIGLCIFALMPRETGYQDISSLLARQPGVAERWQKQVFSAASSIQLATYSFSRPIGTSVPQSAMVRLASLDGRDITGAIGRNPALQAPPRYQAADFPKVDRSMKGDRLASVTPTQAPETTAPSVAPENPATSNSSVFGAKTAALPQAMSPESAAALDPELAEALRAPPLPQYANPPQASDAARAFAVEPLEALKQATIPAAPPRDPFRVKTSSLFFGSSSLGGSLESIESWQPGAEPLIVTPDPDLKVTASLTPPTEAIAKDIESGESVAPKGEVNADNQRARSPAERLALDDKSRAKSEKCLAEAVYFESRGEAVRGQMAVAQVVMNRVFSGKYPDTVCGAVYQNKHRHLACQFTFACDNNADVIREPEMWERAKKISKAMLDGQIWLPEVGKSTHYHAYWVRPSWVAEMKKMYKTGVHTFYRPRAWGDGSEEPSWGTPAQTAALSAELAQEAKSSAEMGASERR, from the coding sequence ATGTCTGTGTTGCGTAACCATCCGAAGGGCGCGCGGTTCGCGTCCTTCGGAATCGGTCTCTGCATCTTCGCATTGATGCCGAGAGAGACCGGCTATCAGGACATTTCGTCGTTGCTGGCGCGTCAGCCCGGCGTCGCCGAGCGTTGGCAGAAGCAGGTCTTCTCCGCAGCGTCCTCGATCCAGCTCGCCACCTACAGCTTTTCCCGGCCGATCGGCACCTCGGTTCCGCAGAGCGCGATGGTCCGCCTCGCGAGCCTCGACGGCCGCGACATCACCGGTGCGATCGGCCGCAATCCGGCGCTGCAGGCGCCGCCGCGTTACCAGGCCGCCGATTTTCCCAAGGTCGATCGCTCCATGAAGGGTGATCGCCTCGCAAGCGTCACACCCACGCAGGCTCCCGAAACGACCGCGCCATCCGTAGCACCGGAGAATCCCGCGACATCGAACAGCTCGGTGTTCGGCGCCAAGACTGCCGCGCTGCCACAAGCCATGTCGCCGGAGTCCGCGGCCGCGCTCGATCCCGAGCTTGCGGAAGCATTGCGCGCGCCGCCGCTGCCACAATATGCCAATCCGCCGCAAGCCAGTGACGCCGCGCGCGCGTTCGCGGTCGAGCCGCTTGAAGCGCTGAAGCAGGCGACCATTCCGGCCGCGCCGCCGCGCGATCCGTTCCGCGTCAAGACCTCGAGCCTGTTCTTCGGCAGCTCCTCGCTCGGCGGCAGCCTCGAGAGCATCGAAAGCTGGCAGCCCGGCGCCGAGCCGCTGATCGTGACGCCCGACCCTGATCTGAAGGTGACGGCCTCGCTGACGCCGCCGACGGAGGCGATCGCCAAGGACATCGAAAGCGGCGAGAGCGTCGCGCCGAAGGGCGAGGTCAACGCCGACAACCAGCGCGCCAGATCGCCGGCCGAGCGGCTCGCGCTCGACGACAAGTCGCGCGCGAAGTCCGAGAAGTGCCTCGCTGAAGCCGTCTATTTCGAATCGCGCGGCGAGGCCGTGCGCGGCCAGATGGCGGTCGCGCAGGTCGTGATGAACCGCGTGTTCTCCGGCAAATATCCCGACACCGTGTGCGGTGCGGTCTATCAGAACAAGCACCGCCATTTGGCCTGCCAGTTCACCTTCGCCTGCGACAACAATGCCGACGTCATCCGCGAGCCGGAGATGTGGGAGCGCGCCAAGAAGATTTCGAAGGCGATGCTCGACGGCCAGATCTGGTTGCCCGAGGTCGGCAAGTCCACGCACTATCACGCCTACTGGGTCCGCCCGTCCTGGGTCGCCGAGATGAAGAAGATGTACAAGACCGGCGTGCACACCTTCTATCGTCCGCGCGCCTGGGGCGACGGCAGCGAAGAACCGAGCTGGGGCACCCCGGCCCAGACCGCAGCCCTCTCCGCCGAGCTCGCGCAGGAAGCCAAGAGCTCCGCCGAGATGGGTGCGAGCGAGCGAAGGTAG
- the ppdK gene encoding pyruvate, phosphate dikinase — MAKAASKPSKTAAKSKPSAKAKAAPAARKALAKSAPKPVVKAPAKAAAKPVSKPAAKPAAKAATKPAAPKVAAKVAVKAAPAKAAPAAAKAGKWVYTFGDGKAEGRSEMRDLLGGKGANLAEMANLGLPVPPGFTIPTSVCTYFYAHDKSYPKELQSQVEKALDYVGKLTGKVFGDSKNPLLVSVRSGARASMPGMMDTVLNLGLNDETVEALSELSGDRRFAYDSYRRFITMYSDVVLGFEHHHFEEILDTFKDSQGYTLDTDLTAEDWVELVGKYKDAVARETGKDFPQDPHDQLWGAIGAVFSSWMNARAVTYRKLHDIPADWGTAVNVQAMVFGNMGETSATGVAFTRNPSTGESKLYGEFLINAQGEDVVAGIRTPQDITEEARKESGSDKASMESAMPEAFKELTRIYTLLEKHYRDMQDMEFTVEQGKLWMLQTRGGKRTAKAALRIAVELANEGLITKKEAVTRIDPASLDQLLHPTIDPEAKRDVIATGLPASPGAASGEIVFSSDEAAKLQADGRKVILVRIETSPEDIHGMHAAEGILTTRGGMTSHAAVVARGMGKPCVSGCGTIRVDYGRGTMSIGSRTFKTGDVITIDGSLGQVLAGRMPMIEPELSGEFGTLMNWADQVRKIGVRVNGDTPDDARTAIKFGAEGIGLCRTEHMFFEETRIRTVREMILSEDEQSRRAALAKLLPMQRADFVELFEIMKGLPVTIRLLDPPLHEFLPHTHAEVEEVARAMNTDPRRLADRARELSEFNPMLGFRGCRIAIAYPEIAEMQARAIFEAAVEAEKRTGKAVGLEVMVPLIATKMELDLVKARIDTTAKAVMRDTNTKLTYQVGTMIELPRACLLAAEIAESAEFFSFGTNDLTQTTYGISRDDAASFLGPYVSKGILSVDPFVALDQEGVGELVKIGVARGRKTRPKLKVGICGEHGGDPASVAFCHNIGLDYVSCSPYRVPIARLAAAQAALGKAIASQA, encoded by the coding sequence ATGGCCAAAGCCGCCTCGAAGCCTTCTAAAACTGCAGCGAAATCAAAGCCCTCCGCAAAGGCGAAGGCCGCGCCGGCGGCCCGCAAGGCACTCGCCAAGAGCGCTCCCAAGCCGGTCGTCAAGGCCCCGGCGAAGGCCGCTGCCAAGCCGGTCTCAAAGCCGGCTGCCAAGCCCGCCGCGAAGGCTGCGACCAAGCCGGCTGCGCCGAAGGTTGCCGCCAAGGTCGCTGTGAAGGCTGCACCGGCCAAAGCGGCGCCAGCCGCGGCCAAGGCCGGCAAGTGGGTCTACACATTCGGTGACGGCAAGGCCGAGGGCCGCTCGGAAATGCGCGACCTGCTTGGCGGCAAGGGCGCCAACCTCGCCGAGATGGCCAATCTCGGCCTGCCGGTGCCTCCGGGCTTCACCATCCCGACCTCGGTCTGCACCTATTTCTACGCGCACGACAAGTCCTACCCCAAGGAATTGCAGTCGCAGGTTGAGAAAGCGCTCGACTATGTCGGCAAGTTGACCGGCAAGGTGTTCGGCGATTCGAAGAACCCGCTGCTCGTCTCGGTGCGCTCCGGCGCGCGGGCCTCGATGCCGGGCATGATGGACACCGTGCTCAACCTCGGCCTCAACGACGAGACCGTGGAAGCGCTGTCGGAACTGTCGGGCGACCGCCGCTTCGCCTATGACAGCTATCGCCGCTTCATCACCATGTATTCGGATGTCGTGCTCGGCTTCGAGCATCACCACTTCGAGGAAATCCTCGACACCTTCAAGGACAGCCAGGGCTACACGCTCGACACCGACCTCACCGCCGAGGACTGGGTCGAACTGGTCGGCAAGTACAAGGACGCGGTTGCACGCGAGACCGGCAAGGACTTTCCGCAGGATCCGCACGACCAGCTCTGGGGCGCGATCGGCGCGGTGTTCTCATCCTGGATGAACGCGCGCGCGGTGACCTACCGCAAGCTGCACGACATTCCGGCCGACTGGGGCACCGCGGTCAACGTGCAGGCCATGGTGTTCGGCAACATGGGCGAGACGTCGGCGACCGGCGTTGCGTTCACCCGCAATCCCTCGACCGGGGAGAGCAAGCTCTACGGCGAATTCCTGATCAACGCGCAGGGCGAGGACGTGGTGGCGGGCATCCGCACGCCGCAGGACATCACCGAGGAAGCGCGCAAGGAGTCGGGCTCCGACAAGGCGTCGATGGAATCGGCGATGCCGGAGGCCTTCAAGGAGCTGACGCGGATCTACACGCTGCTCGAGAAGCACTACCGCGACATGCAGGACATGGAGTTCACGGTCGAGCAGGGCAAGCTGTGGATGCTCCAGACCCGCGGCGGCAAGCGCACCGCGAAAGCGGCGCTGCGCATCGCGGTCGAGCTCGCCAATGAAGGCCTGATCACCAAGAAGGAAGCGGTGACGCGGATCGATCCCGCCTCGCTCGACCAGCTCCTGCATCCGACCATCGATCCCGAAGCCAAGCGCGACGTGATCGCGACCGGCCTGCCGGCCTCGCCGGGCGCTGCCTCCGGTGAGATCGTGTTCTCCTCGGACGAAGCGGCCAAGCTTCAGGCCGACGGACGCAAGGTCATCCTGGTCCGCATCGAGACCAGCCCGGAAGACATCCACGGCATGCACGCCGCCGAAGGCATCTTGACCACCCGCGGCGGCATGACCTCGCATGCTGCGGTGGTCGCGCGCGGCATGGGCAAGCCCTGCGTCTCCGGCTGCGGCACCATCCGCGTCGATTACGGCCGCGGCACCATGAGCATCGGCTCGCGCACCTTCAAGACCGGCGACGTCATCACCATCGACGGCTCGCTCGGCCAGGTGCTGGCCGGCCGCATGCCGATGATCGAGCCGGAGCTCTCCGGCGAGTTCGGCACGCTGATGAACTGGGCCGACCAGGTCCGCAAGATCGGCGTGCGCGTCAACGGTGATACGCCCGATGACGCGCGCACCGCGATCAAGTTCGGCGCGGAGGGCATCGGCCTCTGCCGCACCGAGCACATGTTCTTCGAGGAGACGCGCATCCGCACGGTGCGCGAGATGATCCTCTCCGAGGACGAGCAGTCGCGTCGCGCCGCACTCGCAAAATTGCTGCCGATGCAGCGCGCCGACTTCGTCGAGCTGTTCGAGATCATGAAGGGCCTGCCCGTCACGATCCGTCTGCTCGATCCGCCGCTGCACGAGTTCCTGCCGCACACCCATGCCGAGGTCGAGGAAGTGGCGCGTGCCATGAACACCGATCCGCGGCGCCTGGCTGACCGCGCGCGCGAGCTGTCGGAGTTCAATCCGATGCTCGGCTTCCGCGGCTGCCGTATCGCGATCGCCTATCCTGAAATCGCCGAGATGCAGGCGCGTGCGATCTTCGAGGCCGCCGTCGAGGCCGAGAAGCGCACCGGCAAGGCCGTCGGCCTCGAGGTGATGGTCCCGCTGATCGCCACCAAGATGGAGCTCGATCTCGTCAAGGCGCGCATCGATACCACCGCGAAAGCCGTGATGCGCGATACCAACACCAAGCTGACCTATCAGGTCGGCACCATGATCGAGCTGCCGCGCGCCTGCCTGCTCGCGGCCGAGATCGCGGAGAGCGCGGAGTTCTTCTCGTTCGGCACCAACGACCTCACGCAGACCACCTACGGCATCAGCCGCGACGACGCGGCGAGCTTCCTTGGTCCCTACGTGTCGAAGGGTATCCTGTCGGTCGATCCCTTCGTCGCGCTCGACCAGGAAGGCGTCGGCGAGCTGGTCAAGATCGGCGTCGCCCGCGGCCGCAAGACGCGCCCGAAGCTCAAGGTCGGTATCTGCGGCGAGCACGGCGGCGATCCCGCCTCCGTCGCCTTCTGCCACAACATCGGCCTCGACTATGTGTCGTGCTCGCCCTATCGCGTGCCGATCGCACGCCTGGCAGCGGCGCAAGCCGCGCTCGGCAAGGCGATCGCGAGCCAGGCGTAG
- a CDS encoding DUF6894 family protein: MSLYFFRISTGRYSGAADHPYEFEDRAAAWTEMTEVCANLLGGIARGLKPNAEWRMELLDENKNPVFRVSLLGESIAQQGGAPIAACD; the protein is encoded by the coding sequence ATGTCGTTGTATTTCTTTCGCATCAGTACCGGTCGCTATTCCGGTGCCGCGGACCACCCCTACGAATTCGAGGATCGTGCCGCCGCCTGGACCGAGATGACCGAGGTCTGCGCCAATCTGCTCGGCGGCATCGCGCGCGGCCTGAAGCCGAATGCCGAGTGGCGCATGGAGCTGCTCGACGAAAACAAGAACCCGGTCTTCCGCGTCAGCCTCCTCGGCGAGAGCATTGCGCAACAGGGCGGGGCTCCTATCGCTGCGTGTGATTAA
- a CDS encoding L-aspartate oxidase, producing MANNIHNLARATNDVVIVGGGLAGLFCALKLAPRPVTLISAAPLGQGASSAWAQGGIAAAVAEGDTPEAHAADTIEVGGGIVDEAIALGIAREAAPRIHDLLAYGVPFDRDLEGRLAVGREAAHSARRIVHVRGDGAGAAIIAALSDAVRRTPSIRLLEGFVAEALLTEDGAVTGLQLREAGNFAAKPVTIAARAVVLATGGIGHLYAVTTNPHEASGSGLAIAARAGAVIADPEFVQFHPTAIMVGRDPAPLATEALRGEGATLINGHGERFMTARHPLAELAPRDIVARGVFAEIAAGRGAFLDARQAVGARFAEKFPTVHASCIAAGLDPATQAIPIAPAAHYHMGGIAVDRRGRSSIDGLWAGGEVSSTGAHGANRLASNSLLEAVVYAARIADDIAGREMPSPARLADAPATSRGGEPDAAAVKRLRTMMSAHVGVIRDGDGLAEAVRSFAALEREADNITLRNMATTALLVAAAAWSRRESRGAHFRIDHPSDVSALRQRTMTTLAAMREVAAGLSERPLTRIAQPMIA from the coding sequence ATGGCAAACAACATCCACAACCTCGCCCGCGCGACCAACGATGTCGTCATCGTCGGCGGCGGTCTCGCCGGACTGTTTTGTGCGCTGAAACTTGCGCCGCGGCCGGTGACGCTGATCTCGGCCGCGCCGCTGGGACAGGGCGCCTCATCCGCCTGGGCGCAGGGCGGCATCGCAGCCGCCGTGGCCGAGGGCGATACGCCGGAGGCGCATGCCGCGGATACGATCGAGGTCGGCGGCGGCATCGTCGACGAGGCCATTGCGCTTGGCATCGCACGCGAGGCCGCGCCGCGCATCCACGACCTTCTCGCCTATGGCGTGCCGTTCGATCGCGACCTCGAAGGCCGGCTCGCCGTCGGGCGGGAAGCTGCGCATTCGGCGCGCCGCATCGTGCACGTGCGCGGCGACGGCGCGGGTGCCGCGATCATCGCGGCGTTGAGCGATGCCGTGCGCCGGACGCCGTCGATCCGCCTGCTCGAAGGTTTTGTCGCCGAGGCGCTGCTCACCGAGGACGGCGCCGTCACCGGCCTTCAATTGCGCGAGGCCGGCAACTTTGCAGCGAAGCCCGTGACGATCGCCGCGCGCGCGGTGGTGCTCGCGACCGGCGGCATCGGCCATCTCTACGCCGTCACGACCAATCCGCACGAGGCGAGCGGATCGGGCCTGGCGATCGCCGCGCGCGCCGGCGCCGTCATCGCCGACCCGGAATTCGTGCAGTTTCATCCGACCGCCATCATGGTCGGGCGCGATCCGGCGCCACTCGCGACCGAAGCCCTGCGCGGCGAAGGCGCGACGCTGATCAACGGCCATGGCGAGCGCTTCATGACGGCACGCCATCCGCTCGCCGAACTCGCCCCGCGCGACATCGTGGCCCGCGGCGTGTTCGCCGAGATCGCGGCCGGCCGCGGCGCCTTCCTCGATGCACGGCAGGCGGTGGGTGCGCGCTTTGCCGAGAAATTTCCGACCGTGCATGCGAGCTGCATCGCCGCCGGCCTCGATCCCGCAACGCAGGCGATCCCGATCGCGCCGGCCGCGCATTACCACATGGGCGGCATCGCGGTGGACAGGCGCGGCCGCAGCTCGATCGACGGGCTCTGGGCCGGCGGCGAGGTGTCGTCGACGGGGGCGCACGGCGCCAACCGCCTCGCCTCGAATTCGCTGCTGGAGGCCGTGGTCTACGCCGCGCGCATCGCCGACGACATCGCCGGACGTGAAATGCCATCGCCTGCCCGGCTTGCCGACGCGCCGGCGACCTCGCGCGGCGGCGAACCGGATGCTGCGGCGGTGAAGCGGCTGCGCACGATGATGAGCGCGCATGTCGGTGTGATCCGCGACGGCGACGGGCTCGCGGAAGCCGTGCGCAGCTTTGCCGCTCTCGAACGCGAGGCCGACAACATCACGCTTCGCAACATGGCAACGACGGCCCTGCTCGTCGCCGCCGCGGCGTGGAGCCGGCGCGAGAGCCGCGGCGCACATTTCCGCATCGACCATCCCTCGGATGTATCCGCGCTGAGGCAGAGAACCATGACCACACTCGCCGCAATGCGCGAGGTCGCGGCAGGCCTGAGCGAGCGTCCGCTCACCCGCATCGCCCAACCCATGATCGCCTGA
- a CDS encoding MFS transporter — translation MSTQACELGPVSRSSTWRTPAIIILCGCAIGMLGFGPRSALGFFVQPMSHEFAWGRDVFGLAIAVQNLLWGLGQPFAGAIADRFGLFRVMCVGALLYAGGLLLMRYSSTPLSLNLGAGVMVGFGLAGCSFNLVLSAFTKLLPAEKRGLALGAGTAAGSFGQFLFAPIGVALIDNFGWQQALTVFGFLMLLIIPLSLALSTPRVASTADVAPADEQTITRALAEAFGHRSYVLLVLGFFTCGFQLAFITVHLPAFLVDRGISTQTGGWVIAAIGLFNIIGSLSVGYLQNSLPKRYILSTIYFTRALATLAFISFPITPFSAIAFGAVSGLTWLSTVPPTSALVALMFGTRWLATLYGFAFVSHQVGGFLGVFLGGIVFEKFGSYTPIWWLSILFGVLSALINLPIVEKPVARAVAQPA, via the coding sequence ATGTCGACTCAAGCGTGCGAGCTCGGTCCGGTTTCGCGTTCCTCCACCTGGCGGACGCCGGCGATCATCATTCTCTGCGGCTGCGCGATCGGCATGCTCGGCTTCGGCCCCCGTTCCGCGCTGGGCTTCTTCGTGCAGCCGATGAGCCACGAATTCGCCTGGGGCCGTGACGTGTTCGGTCTCGCCATCGCCGTGCAGAACCTGTTGTGGGGATTGGGCCAGCCGTTCGCCGGCGCGATTGCCGATCGCTTCGGCCTGTTCCGTGTGATGTGCGTCGGCGCTCTGCTCTATGCCGGCGGTCTCTTGCTGATGCGCTATTCCTCGACGCCGCTGTCGCTGAACTTAGGTGCGGGCGTCATGGTCGGCTTTGGTCTTGCCGGCTGCTCGTTCAATCTGGTGCTGTCGGCCTTCACCAAGCTCTTGCCGGCCGAGAAGCGCGGGCTAGCGCTCGGCGCCGGCACCGCGGCGGGCTCGTTCGGGCAATTCCTGTTCGCACCCATTGGGGTGGCGCTGATCGACAATTTCGGCTGGCAGCAAGCGCTCACCGTGTTCGGCTTCCTGATGTTGCTGATCATCCCGCTGTCGCTGGCGCTCTCGACGCCACGGGTCGCAAGCACGGCCGACGTTGCGCCTGCGGATGAGCAAACCATCACCAGGGCGCTCGCCGAAGCCTTCGGCCATCGCTCCTACGTGCTGCTGGTGCTCGGCTTCTTCACCTGCGGCTTCCAGCTCGCCTTCATCACCGTGCATCTGCCGGCGTTCCTGGTCGATCGCGGCATCTCGACGCAAACCGGCGGCTGGGTCATCGCGGCGATCGGCCTGTTCAACATCATCGGTTCCTTGAGCGTCGGCTATCTCCAGAACTCGCTGCCCAAGCGCTACATTCTCTCGACCATCTATTTCACACGCGCGCTTGCGACACTCGCCTTCATCTCGTTCCCGATCACGCCGTTCTCGGCGATCGCGTTCGGTGCGGTCTCCGGCCTGACCTGGCTGTCGACGGTGCCGCCGACCTCCGCGCTGGTGGCGCTGATGTTCGGCACGCGCTGGCTTGCGACGCTGTATGGCTTCGCCTTCGTCAGCCATCAGGTCGGCGGCTTCCTCGGCGTCTTTCTCGGCGGCATCGTGTTCGAAAAGTTCGGTTCCTATACGCCGATCTGGTGGCTCTCGATCCTGTTCGGCGTGCTTTCGGCGCTGATCAATCTTCCGATCGTGGAAAAGCCCGTGGCAAGGGCGGTTGCGCAGCCTGCCTGA
- the nadA gene encoding quinolinate synthase NadA: protein MPISGIYGPDDFTDRPHGPITTSPRTAPALTAAALPMPSLEWTEDVAKATAPLYERVKHVIPAIEWPLMAPTIHAINELKQARGAVILAHNYQAPEIFHCVADIGGDSLQLAVEATKVKAGIIVQCGVHFMAETSKLLNPDKTVLIPDSRAGCSLAASITGADVRLLREKFPGVPVVAYVNTSAEVKAEVDICCTSSNAVQVVESLNAPSVIFLPDRYLATYVASKTAVKIIAWKGACEVHERFTGAELREFREADPSVQIIAHPECPPDVLAEADFTGSTAHMINWVRERRPRRLVMITECSMADNVRAELPDVEMLRPCNLCPHMKRITLANILESLLTLREEVTIDPALAERARRSVERMINLKN, encoded by the coding sequence ATGCCGATTTCTGGAATTTACGGCCCCGACGACTTTACGGACCGGCCGCATGGCCCAATCACCACCTCTCCCCGCACCGCGCCGGCGCTAACGGCCGCCGCGCTGCCGATGCCCTCGCTGGAATGGACGGAGGACGTCGCAAAGGCCACTGCGCCGCTCTACGAGCGCGTCAAGCACGTGATCCCAGCGATCGAGTGGCCGCTGATGGCGCCGACGATTCACGCGATCAACGAGCTGAAGCAGGCGCGAGGCGCTGTGATCCTCGCGCACAATTACCAGGCGCCGGAGATCTTCCACTGTGTCGCCGACATCGGCGGCGACTCGCTCCAGCTCGCCGTCGAGGCCACCAAGGTGAAGGCCGGCATCATCGTCCAGTGCGGCGTGCACTTCATGGCCGAGACCTCCAAGCTGCTCAACCCGGACAAGACGGTGCTGATCCCCGACTCGCGCGCCGGCTGCTCGCTCGCCGCCAGCATCACCGGCGCGGACGTCCGGCTGCTCCGCGAAAAATTTCCCGGCGTGCCCGTGGTCGCCTACGTCAACACCTCAGCCGAAGTGAAGGCCGAGGTCGACATCTGCTGCACCTCGTCGAACGCGGTGCAGGTGGTCGAGAGCCTGAACGCGCCAAGCGTGATCTTCTTGCCCGACCGTTATCTGGCGACCTACGTGGCCTCGAAGACCGCCGTGAAGATCATCGCCTGGAAAGGCGCCTGCGAGGTGCACGAGCGCTTTACGGGCGCAGAGCTGCGCGAATTTCGCGAGGCGGATCCGTCCGTGCAGATCATCGCGCATCCCGAATGCCCGCCGGACGTGCTGGCGGAAGCCGACTTCACAGGCTCGACCGCGCACATGATCAACTGGGTGCGCGAGCGGAGGCCACGACGGCTGGTGATGATCACGGAATGCTCGATGGCCGACAATGTACGGGCCGAACTCCCCGACGTCGAGATGCTGCGCCCCTGCAATCTCTGCCCGCACATGAAGCGCATCACGCTCGCCAACATCTTGGAGAGCCTGCTGACGCTTCGCGAGGAAGTGACGATCGATCCTGCACTGGCCGAACGTGCAAGGCGGTCGGTCGAGCGGATGATCAATCTGAAGAATTGA
- a CDS encoding DUF3096 domain-containing protein, translated as MHITVAHISPLLSLLAGVLILIMPRLLNLIVAIFLIINGAIGLGLLKWLHL; from the coding sequence ATGCACATCACCGTCGCCCACATCTCGCCGCTTCTGTCGCTGCTTGCGGGCGTGCTCATTCTGATCATGCCGCGCCTGCTCAACCTGATCGTCGCGATCTTTCTCATCATAAATGGTGCGATCGGACTCGGTTTGTTGAAGTGGCTCCATCTCTAG